One genomic window of Candidatus Pseudobacter hemicellulosilyticus includes the following:
- a CDS encoding DUF4974 domain-containing protein, which translates to MTRDEFLIVYQRYLNGACTPEELEQLYAYQDEMELEDAGWNEAPELEAITREAIKARLNGHIQRPRPLHRQMPVWLSWAAAAVLAGLVFGSLYLAVHRNQEAPATAARPTAAGQRPLAPDTAGRKTYLTLGNGQVISLTDAANGAISSLSGIVTSKQEDGLVTYQAVAGTGPQAVPDTNSIQTPYGDKFSITLADGSKVWLNATSGLRFPVFFTGNKREVYLTGEACFEVKAHPERPFIVHVNGVAVEALGTLFNIKSHSNERNTVATLLSGAVQVTLPAKKELLQPGLQALYDAETGRLRVQKANTRTVLAWREGIFAFEHDPVSEIMYEIGRWYNREIVFVHGNSNKRFTYTFQRNESLEEALKRLELTGSVQLQTHNNKIMVTIP; encoded by the coding sequence ATGACCAGGGACGAATTCCTTATAGTATACCAGCGATATTTGAACGGAGCTTGCACACCGGAGGAGCTTGAGCAGCTGTATGCGTACCAGGATGAGATGGAACTGGAAGATGCCGGATGGAACGAAGCGCCTGAGTTGGAGGCTATTACCAGGGAAGCCATCAAAGCCAGGCTGAACGGGCATATACAAAGGCCCCGGCCCCTGCACAGGCAAATGCCGGTCTGGCTCTCATGGGCTGCAGCTGCTGTACTGGCAGGACTGGTTTTTGGAAGTCTTTACCTGGCCGTTCATCGTAACCAGGAGGCGCCCGCCACGGCTGCCAGGCCCACCGCAGCCGGACAACGACCGCTGGCGCCCGATACGGCAGGCAGGAAGACTTACCTGACATTGGGCAATGGCCAGGTGATCTCACTGACGGATGCGGCCAATGGCGCCATCAGCAGTTTATCCGGTATTGTGACCAGTAAACAGGAAGATGGCCTGGTAACCTACCAGGCTGTTGCTGGTACAGGGCCACAGGCTGTTCCGGATACCAACAGTATACAGACCCCTTATGGCGATAAGTTTTCCATCACGCTGGCCGATGGTTCCAAAGTATGGCTGAATGCCACATCAGGACTACGTTTCCCGGTATTTTTTACCGGTAATAAGCGGGAAGTATACCTGACCGGCGAAGCCTGTTTTGAAGTAAAAGCCCATCCGGAGCGGCCATTTATTGTGCATGTAAATGGCGTGGCCGTGGAGGCGTTGGGAACCCTGTTCAATATCAAATCCCATAGCAACGAAAGAAATACAGTGGCCACGCTGTTGTCCGGTGCGGTACAGGTGACCCTGCCGGCAAAAAAAGAATTGCTGCAGCCAGGGCTGCAGGCGCTGTATGATGCAGAAACCGGGCGGCTGCGGGTTCAGAAGGCCAATACGCGTACGGTGCTGGCCTGGCGGGAGGGGATCTTTGCCTTTGAGCATGACCCGGTATCAGAGATCATGTACGAGATAGGACGCTGGTATAACAGGGAGATTGTTTTTGTACACGGCAATAGCAATAAGCGGTTTACCTACACTTTTCAACGGAATGAATCATTGGAAGAGGCGCTGAAACGACTGGAACTGACAGGCAGCGTACAGCTGCAAACACACAACAATAAAATTATGGTTACTATACCGTAA
- a CDS encoding TonB-dependent receptor yields MKITFFLLLAALHVSAGGLGQEKLSLRFKQAEIASILQVIEKQSNFRFLYNDQLSGIRQKISLDVKEASIRQALDLIFANSPLTYQFMDNKLIVVKEEPVRERVPITGRITDENGDALSGVSINIKGSSRGTTSDDKGAYSISAEPTDVLIFTSVGFEPQETTVGARTAINITLISVAKNLENIVVIGYGQVRKRDLTGSVLSVKNEEIRKTPASNALESLQGKLAGADIVRNNGSAASGVSITIRGNRSLRADNGPLIIVDGVQYNSIQDISSNDIQSIEVLKDASSTAIYGSRGANGVVIVTTKRGATGKPKISAHSYYGISEVAGYPRFMNSTEYVDWRREANRRIPLAGINPNGNWIDAANDNLLFNSIEQTNINNGVNTDYPDLFLQQGNQQEHHVGVAAGNDQTKGYLSMGYYNEKGIFELDELKRYTARMGLDQQLGKIAKAGMQVQFTYYDVDTRTSPMDEASKISPFSLPRDSAGKVVLSPNNEAARWNPLIDEEPGIALNNTITQRTFAVAYVELNPFKGFSWRSNLGMVFTNLTNGAFYDRNSLLQRGTNALGSYLAGKGRNTNWENIISYNKQVNDHNFTLTGVTTFLQNNYEEAAAQGNKQVLPSQLYYGLANALDGIAIRSGYSKENLVSFAGRINYSMLGKYLASFSIRTDGSSKLGPGNKWSVFPAAALAWRISDEDFLRSSRAISDLKLRVSYGVTGSDAIPPYRTQSVLTRIPNAFGESPLPGFTFSDTIGNADLKWERTKAFNVGIDLGLFNNRVVAQIDVYRTQTTNLLIDRLLPPTSGVSRTFQNIGATRNTGIDIGINVAVIKKTDLSFNAGLNFYANKEEITDLLNGVDDVANKWFIGSPVRVSYDYRKIGIWQLADSTAAKAVKQLPGDIRVADLNGDKAITTEDREVVGQLVPKWNASLSLDFKYKQLDLNVFLFARYGQTIEYAYLNRVHLPGRENGAVVNYWTLENPSNDFPRPRTTSSFVSLPYSTTLQYVDGSFLKIRTITLGYTLPKTFTSRFGVNNLRVYATGRNLVTFSKVDDYDVERGGPLINPMTKLIVWGLSVDL; encoded by the coding sequence GGAACGGGTTCCCATTACCGGCAGGATCACAGATGAGAATGGGGATGCGCTCTCCGGCGTGTCCATCAATATCAAAGGTAGCAGCCGTGGCACTACATCGGATGATAAAGGCGCTTACTCCATCAGCGCTGAACCTACCGATGTGCTGATCTTTACCTCGGTGGGCTTTGAACCGCAGGAAACCACGGTAGGCGCCAGGACCGCCATCAATATCACGCTTATCTCCGTAGCCAAAAACCTGGAAAATATTGTGGTGATCGGTTATGGCCAGGTGCGCAAGCGGGACCTGACGGGGTCAGTCCTGTCGGTCAAGAATGAGGAGATCCGTAAAACGCCGGCTTCCAACGCCCTGGAAAGCCTGCAGGGGAAACTGGCCGGTGCGGATATTGTCCGCAACAATGGCTCTGCCGCTTCCGGCGTGTCTATTACTATCAGGGGTAACCGCTCTTTGCGTGCCGATAATGGCCCGCTGATCATTGTGGACGGCGTGCAGTATAATTCCATCCAGGATATCAGCAGCAATGATATCCAGTCCATTGAAGTGCTGAAAGATGCCAGCTCTACGGCTATCTACGGTTCCCGTGGCGCCAATGGCGTAGTGATTGTCACTACCAAACGCGGCGCCACCGGTAAGCCTAAGATCAGCGCCCACTCTTATTATGGTATTTCTGAAGTGGCCGGGTATCCGCGATTCATGAACAGTACTGAATACGTGGATTGGCGTAGGGAAGCCAACCGCCGCATACCCCTGGCAGGCATCAATCCCAATGGTAACTGGATAGACGCCGCCAATGATAACCTGCTCTTTAATAGTATTGAGCAGACCAATATCAATAATGGCGTCAATACGGATTATCCCGATCTTTTCCTGCAACAGGGTAACCAGCAGGAACATCATGTGGGTGTGGCGGCAGGCAATGATCAGACAAAGGGCTATCTCTCCATGGGGTATTATAATGAAAAAGGCATTTTTGAGCTGGATGAACTGAAGCGGTATACGGCGAGAATGGGCCTGGACCAGCAACTCGGTAAAATTGCCAAAGCCGGCATGCAGGTGCAGTTCACCTATTATGATGTGGATACCCGCACCAGCCCCATGGATGAGGCCAGCAAAATATCTCCTTTCTCCCTCCCGCGTGACAGTGCCGGTAAAGTGGTGCTAAGCCCCAATAACGAAGCTGCCCGCTGGAACCCGCTCATTGATGAAGAGCCGGGCATTGCGCTCAACAATACCATCACCCAACGCACTTTTGCTGTGGCCTATGTTGAGTTGAATCCGTTCAAGGGATTCAGCTGGCGCAGCAACCTGGGCATGGTGTTCACCAACCTGACCAATGGCGCCTTCTATGATCGGAACTCTTTACTGCAAAGAGGCACCAATGCGCTCGGCAGCTACCTGGCCGGCAAGGGCCGCAATACCAACTGGGAAAATATCATCAGCTATAACAAACAGGTGAACGATCATAATTTTACCCTCACCGGCGTCACTACTTTCCTGCAGAACAATTACGAGGAAGCTGCCGCCCAGGGCAATAAACAGGTCCTGCCATCCCAGCTCTATTATGGCCTGGCCAACGCCCTGGATGGTATTGCCATCCGTTCCGGCTACAGCAAGGAAAACCTGGTGTCCTTTGCAGGACGTATCAACTATTCCATGCTGGGCAAGTACCTGGCCTCTTTCAGCATCCGGACCGATGGCAGCTCCAAATTAGGTCCTGGCAATAAATGGAGCGTATTCCCCGCCGCCGCACTGGCCTGGCGGATCAGTGATGAGGATTTTCTCCGCAGTTCCCGGGCTATCAGCGACCTGAAGCTGCGCGTCAGCTATGGTGTTACCGGCAGTGATGCCATTCCGCCATATCGCACCCAATCTGTCCTTACGCGTATTCCCAATGCCTTTGGAGAAAGCCCGCTGCCTGGGTTCACCTTCAGTGATACTATTGGTAATGCTGATCTGAAATGGGAACGAACCAAGGCGTTTAACGTGGGCATCGACCTGGGCCTGTTCAATAACCGCGTGGTGGCGCAGATTGATGTATACCGGACCCAGACCACCAACCTGCTGATAGATCGTTTGCTGCCGCCTACTTCCGGCGTGTCCCGCACTTTCCAGAATATCGGGGCCACCCGCAATACCGGTATTGACATCGGTATCAATGTGGCGGTGATCAAAAAAACGGACCTCAGCTTTAATGCAGGGCTGAACTTCTACGCCAATAAGGAAGAGATCACCGACCTGCTCAATGGCGTGGATGATGTGGCCAACAAATGGTTTATCGGTTCACCGGTCAGGGTGTCCTATGACTACCGCAAGATCGGTATCTGGCAGCTGGCGGATTCCACTGCGGCCAAAGCTGTTAAACAGCTGCCTGGCGATATCCGCGTGGCCGACCTCAACGGTGATAAGGCCATCACTACGGAAGACCGTGAAGTGGTGGGGCAGCTGGTGCCTAAATGGAATGCCAGTCTCAGCCTCGACTTCAAATACAAACAGCTTGACCTGAACGTTTTCCTTTTTGCCCGCTATGGGCAAACCATTGAATATGCCTATCTCAACCGGGTTCACCTGCCCGGCCGGGAAAATGGCGCCGTGGTCAATTACTGGACACTGGAAAATCCCAGCAATGATTTTCCCCGTCCGCGCACAACCAGCTCTTTTGTTTCCCTGCCGTATTCCACCACTTTACAGTATGTAGATGGTTCTTTCCTGAAGATCCGGACCATCACATTGGGTTATACTTTGCCAAAGACTTTCACTTCCAGGTTTGGCGTGAACAACCTGCGGGTGTATGCTACGGGCAGGAACCTGGTGACCTTCTCCAAAGTGGACGACTATGACGTGGAAAGGGGCGGCCCATTGATCAACCCCATGACCAAACTCATTGTATGGGGCCTGAGTGTGGATCTCTAA
- a CDS encoding RNA polymerase sigma-70 factor, which translates to MSQADQSDSSLWNAIRQNDPHAFNLLFDRYWVPVYKTANKYLNDKAASQEIVHDIFLSIWTRRHTLQVHSFPAFLLTATRYQVYSRKKERAAVVVSDELPENMMAANSADNDIRQAELYDQLQQILLQLPARCQEIFRLSRFEYMTSEEIAQRLGISKRTVENQLTHALRHVRVHLKDMVLLIVFLAVTGQK; encoded by the coding sequence ATGTCCCAGGCAGACCAGTCCGATAGCAGTTTGTGGAATGCCATCCGCCAAAACGATCCGCATGCTTTTAACCTTCTCTTCGACCGATACTGGGTGCCGGTATATAAAACAGCCAATAAATACCTGAACGATAAAGCTGCCAGCCAGGAGATTGTTCATGATATATTTCTCAGCATCTGGACCAGGCGCCATACGCTTCAGGTACATTCCTTTCCCGCGTTTTTACTAACGGCTACCCGATACCAGGTATACTCCCGAAAAAAAGAAAGGGCGGCAGTAGTGGTCAGTGATGAGCTGCCGGAAAATATGATGGCAGCCAATAGCGCAGATAACGATATCCGGCAGGCTGAGCTGTACGATCAGTTACAACAGATACTATTGCAATTGCCCGCCCGTTGCCAGGAGATCTTCCGCCTGAGCCGGTTTGAGTATATGACCAGTGAGGAGATAGCACAACGGCTGGGCATTTCCAAACGCACCGTGGAGAACCAGCTGACGCATGCCCTGAGGCATGTCCGGGTACACCTGAAAGATATGGTCCTGCTCATTGTGTTCCTGGCCGTAACAGGACAAAAATAA
- a CDS encoding TonB-dependent receptor — protein sequence MKDSPDSCQNGSGSLLPSQHPFRIFFLLSVFLALLLPALSFGQNQPVTLQAKSDSLELILKKLEKQTGFSFIYENDLLDKAAPVTFNAVNMALKEVLELCFRDQPLAYTIRGNSVILRKKESPPQRSIVVIGSITDPKGQALQGVNVQSKRHTVNVTSMQDGSYSITLPGAEDVLVFTYVGFMPQEIPVSKAGRLDVSMQEKPSQLADVVVVAYGQQKKITTIGAQSTVKVDDLKLPSANLTNSIAGRIAGVIGVQRSGEPGYDNAEIYIRGISTFTSSSPLVLVDGVERGFANVDPEDISSFSILKDASATAVYGVRGANGVILIQTKSGKVGKPMINLQYDQGLTQFTRIPKFADGVTYLNMANEAYKNSNPNDLVPKYSQERIDKTASGEDPDLAPNVNWFDVLFKKYGQNRRARVNASGGSQNAQYYLSLGYYDETGMFDTDPLANYNSQLRFTRYNFTSNLNLRLTKTTKLDFGASGWLSNGNFPGANTPDIWSAAYLLPPVVIPDKYSNGLFSRMATGTLNNPYTMLTQSGYVTEFRSQLWSNIRVTQELDALLKGLSATVMYSFDNYNTHTIRRTKSVDGYIARSRDNNGNLVMEQTSIGSNYLGYERQNGGSRQYYTEAAVNYRTAIGKNDLTGMVLFNASDKQDAFAGDYVNSVPYRYVGLAGRFTYAYNNRYLAEANFGYNGSETFEPNKRFGFFPSFGAGWVASEEKFFEPLTDAVQFLKFRFSYGEVGNSNIGGRRFGYVSTVGGGNGGYSFGRDVNRTIGGLDIDEYAVSVSWEKAQKTNLGVEIKTWNNRLSLTVDLFNENRTGIFRKRGDVPVYSGIRNLPWANLGEIQNKGIDATLELNGKWGDVNLDFRGNFTWNRAMVVNDANAPFPYPWQQRIGRKYGQRFGYTALGLFTSEKDVLSSPYQTGTNKEGDIKYKDMNADGKIDSYDAGPIGYGSMPEIVYGFGPTISWKGWSLAGWFKGVSKVDIDLNGDGLQPFSQGGEYGNLLAQITDRWYPGSTNPHPFYPRLTYGNDNMNYATSTWWVKNGAFLRLQTLQLGYTFSNKPWLKQMGMSNINLYFLGNNLATFSEFKLWDVELGSGRGAQYPLVKTFNAGVKFTFR from the coding sequence ATGAAAGATTCACCCGATTCCTGCCAGAACGGGAGCGGCAGCCTATTGCCCTCTCAGCATCCTTTCCGGATCTTTTTTCTTCTTTCTGTTTTTCTTGCACTGTTATTACCTGCCCTGAGCTTTGGGCAAAACCAGCCTGTTACCTTACAGGCCAAGAGCGATTCCCTTGAACTGATCCTGAAGAAACTTGAAAAGCAAACCGGCTTTTCGTTCATATACGAGAACGATCTGCTGGATAAAGCTGCGCCTGTCACTTTTAATGCCGTCAACATGGCATTGAAAGAAGTACTGGAACTTTGTTTTCGCGACCAGCCGCTGGCCTATACTATACGCGGCAATTCCGTTATCCTGCGCAAAAAGGAAAGCCCGCCACAACGTTCCATCGTGGTCATCGGCAGTATTACCGACCCCAAAGGACAGGCCCTGCAGGGTGTGAATGTGCAGAGTAAAAGGCATACTGTCAATGTAACCAGCATGCAGGACGGCAGCTATTCCATTACCCTGCCCGGAGCAGAAGATGTACTGGTGTTCACCTATGTGGGATTCATGCCACAGGAAATACCGGTATCCAAAGCCGGCAGGCTGGATGTTTCCATGCAGGAAAAGCCTTCTCAGCTGGCGGATGTGGTAGTGGTGGCCTATGGCCAGCAAAAGAAGATCACCACCATTGGTGCGCAGAGTACGGTGAAAGTAGACGACCTGAAACTGCCTTCAGCCAATCTCACCAATTCCATTGCAGGCCGGATTGCCGGTGTTATCGGCGTTCAGCGAAGCGGCGAACCGGGGTATGACAATGCCGAGATCTATATCCGTGGGATATCCACTTTTACCAGCAGCAGCCCGCTGGTGCTGGTAGACGGCGTGGAGCGCGGTTTTGCCAACGTGGATCCGGAGGACATCTCCAGTTTTAGTATTTTAAAAGATGCCTCCGCTACCGCGGTATACGGGGTGAGGGGCGCCAACGGAGTAATACTGATTCAGACGAAGTCGGGCAAGGTCGGCAAGCCGATGATCAATCTGCAGTATGACCAGGGCCTTACCCAGTTCACCCGCATACCTAAATTTGCAGATGGGGTTACCTATTTGAACATGGCCAACGAAGCCTATAAAAACAGCAATCCCAACGATCTGGTCCCCAAATATTCCCAGGAGCGTATTGACAAGACCGCCAGCGGTGAAGATCCCGACCTGGCGCCCAATGTGAACTGGTTTGATGTGCTGTTCAAAAAATACGGGCAGAACCGCCGTGCCCGGGTGAACGCCAGTGGCGGATCGCAGAATGCACAATATTACCTGTCGCTGGGTTATTACGATGAGACCGGCATGTTTGATACTGATCCGCTGGCCAATTACAACTCACAGCTCAGGTTCACGCGTTACAACTTTACCTCTAACCTTAACCTGCGGCTGACAAAGACCACCAAGCTGGATTTTGGCGCATCGGGTTGGCTGAGCAATGGTAATTTCCCCGGCGCCAATACTCCTGATATATGGAGTGCCGCCTACCTGTTGCCGCCGGTAGTGATCCCTGATAAATATTCCAATGGCCTGTTCTCCCGAATGGCTACCGGTACTTTGAATAATCCATACACCATGCTCACCCAAAGCGGTTATGTAACCGAGTTCAGGAGCCAGTTATGGAGCAATATCCGGGTAACGCAGGAGCTGGATGCCTTGCTGAAGGGATTATCTGCCACCGTCATGTACTCTTTCGATAATTATAATACCCATACCATCAGGCGTACCAAATCGGTGGACGGGTACATTGCCCGCAGCCGTGATAACAATGGCAACCTGGTCATGGAACAAACTTCCATCGGCAGCAATTACCTCGGTTACGAACGGCAGAACGGCGGCAGCCGGCAGTATTACACAGAAGCCGCCGTCAACTACCGGACAGCTATCGGGAAGAATGACCTGACCGGTATGGTGCTTTTCAATGCCTCTGATAAACAGGACGCATTTGCCGGTGATTATGTCAACTCTGTCCCTTACCGGTATGTTGGACTGGCGGGCCGTTTTACCTATGCCTACAACAACCGGTACCTGGCCGAAGCTAATTTTGGGTATAACGGCTCCGAAACCTTTGAACCCAACAAACGATTTGGCTTCTTCCCTTCTTTTGGGGCCGGCTGGGTGGCTTCGGAAGAGAAATTCTTTGAGCCGCTGACCGATGCCGTGCAGTTCCTGAAATTCCGCTTTTCCTATGGTGAAGTGGGGAACAGCAATATTGGTGGCCGTCGCTTTGGCTATGTGTCAACAGTAGGCGGCGGCAATGGCGGTTACTCTTTTGGCCGGGATGTCAATCGCACTATCGGTGGGTTGGATATTGATGAATATGCTGTGTCCGTGAGCTGGGAAAAGGCACAGAAGACAAACCTGGGCGTGGAGATCAAAACATGGAACAACCGCCTGTCGCTGACAGTGGACCTCTTCAATGAAAACCGCACCGGCATCTTCCGCAAACGGGGCGATGTACCTGTGTATAGCGGCATTCGTAACCTGCCCTGGGCCAACCTGGGTGAGATCCAGAACAAGGGCATTGACGCCACACTGGAACTGAATGGTAAATGGGGGGATGTGAACCTTGACTTCCGCGGCAATTTCACCTGGAACCGTGCTATGGTGGTCAATGATGCCAATGCGCCTTTCCCTTATCCCTGGCAGCAGCGCATCGGCCGTAAATATGGCCAGCGTTTTGGGTATACCGCGCTGGGTTTATTCACCTCTGAAAAAGATGTACTCAGCAGTCCCTACCAGACAGGCACCAACAAAGAGGGGGATATCAAATACAAGGACATGAATGCCGATGGTAAAATTGACAGCTATGACGCAGGCCCCATTGGTTATGGCAGCATGCCGGAAATTGTGTATGGCTTTGGTCCTACCATCAGCTGGAAAGGCTGGTCGCTGGCAGGCTGGTTCAAAGGCGTCAGTAAAGTGGATATTGACCTTAATGGAGATGGCTTGCAGCCTTTCTCCCAGGGGGGCGAATACGGCAACCTGCTGGCGCAGATCACTGACCGCTGGTATCCCGGCAGCACCAACCCGCATCCATTCTATCCCCGTCTTACATACGGCAATGACAATATGAACTATGCAACCAGCACCTGGTGGGTGAAGAACGGTGCGTTCCTGCGTTTGCAGACCCTGCAGTTAGGTTACACTTTCTCCAACAAACCCTGGCTGAAACAAATGGGTATGTCCAATATTAACCTGTATTTCCTGGGCAATAACCTGGCTACTTTCAGTGAGTTCAAGCTGTGGGATGTGGAGCTGGGCTCAGGCCGCGGGGCCCAATACCCGCTTGTGAAAACCTTTAATGCAGGCGTTAAGTTCACCTTCAGATAA
- a CDS encoding RagB/SusD family nutrient uptake outer membrane protein, with amino-acid sequence MKTTTYYMLLGILAMTVASSCEKKLTEYNPGSATADNVFNTPVGYESGVSAAYTYNRWLWGKEAGYHLLEAGSDLWLSGVDDPNTELTQYTTGMNPANAIIAAIWSRMYSAVNLCNALISRVGNSGLPAATQSIREGELRMLRAWYYFTIVQTWGGVHFSLEETTGIVTTANRTPEADFYQQIIEDLRQAIDRLPVTTQDNGRATKPAAEAFLSKVFLIRGQYDSCYKYADKVINGYSFDLQPVYADLWNMSNQAGKEIIWSVNYTTNLTMNDFTGPAGAIVYPGGHARGANNGHLMFLQKYDVRNGMERSIAYGRPFSRWMPSLFLVDLFDASIDTRYNASFQGLWISNKTSSTTYKRKLTTGAEASFTINPGDTSHYITREVVDNGFRDSRKYEIFDRNDMYNANGTPRNNSNFLSLKKFLDPTRPSIAEQQSARDAFIFRLADIYLTAAEAKHLLGDNATAASLINEVRRRAAVPGHESEMEISEGAVTLDFILDERARELAGEQWRWIDLKRTGKLVERVKAHNPQAAGNISDFHVLRPIPQLQLDAVTNKNEFIQNEGYQ; translated from the coding sequence ATGAAAACAACAACTTACTATATGCTGCTCGGGATACTGGCCATGACGGTGGCCAGCTCCTGCGAAAAGAAACTGACAGAATACAATCCCGGCAGCGCTACTGCTGACAACGTATTCAATACACCGGTGGGGTATGAAAGTGGCGTGAGCGCCGCCTATACCTATAACCGCTGGTTATGGGGTAAGGAGGCTGGTTATCACCTGCTGGAAGCGGGCAGTGATCTGTGGCTGAGTGGCGTGGATGATCCCAATACCGAACTGACCCAGTACACCACGGGGATGAACCCGGCCAATGCCATCATTGCGGCTATCTGGTCCAGGATGTATTCGGCAGTCAATCTCTGCAATGCCCTGATCAGCAGGGTAGGCAATTCCGGTCTGCCGGCGGCTACGCAATCCATCCGGGAAGGCGAGCTGCGCATGCTGCGGGCCTGGTATTATTTTACAATTGTGCAAACCTGGGGCGGCGTGCATTTCAGCCTGGAAGAAACAACGGGTATTGTGACCACGGCCAACCGGACGCCGGAGGCGGATTTCTACCAGCAGATCATTGAAGACCTCCGCCAGGCCATAGACCGGCTGCCTGTTACTACCCAGGATAATGGCCGGGCCACAAAGCCGGCCGCCGAAGCATTTTTATCGAAAGTGTTCCTGATCCGCGGGCAGTACGACAGCTGCTATAAATATGCCGACAAGGTGATCAATGGCTACAGCTTTGACCTGCAGCCGGTATATGCCGATCTCTGGAATATGAGTAACCAGGCCGGCAAAGAGATCATCTGGTCCGTGAACTATACCACCAACCTGACCATGAATGATTTTACCGGTCCTGCCGGCGCTATTGTGTATCCCGGCGGTCATGCCCGGGGCGCCAATAATGGTCACCTCATGTTCCTCCAGAAATACGATGTACGGAATGGTATGGAGCGGAGCATTGCCTACGGCCGGCCTTTCAGCAGGTGGATGCCTTCGCTTTTCCTGGTGGATCTTTTTGACGCCAGCATTGATACACGCTACAATGCCAGTTTCCAGGGACTCTGGATCAGTAACAAGACCAGCTCCACTACCTATAAGCGCAAACTCACTACCGGTGCAGAAGCCAGCTTTACCATTAACCCCGGCGATACCTCCCATTATATCACCAGAGAAGTGGTGGACAATGGTTTCCGGGACAGCCGCAAGTATGAAATATTTGACCGCAACGATATGTACAATGCCAACGGTACACCGAGGAACAATTCCAATTTCCTGTCGCTCAAAAAATTCCTGGACCCTACGCGGCCATCCATAGCAGAGCAGCAGAGCGCCCGGGATGCCTTCATTTTCCGGCTGGCGGATATTTACCTGACGGCTGCGGAAGCCAAACACCTGTTGGGCGATAATGCCACTGCTGCCAGCCTGATCAACGAAGTGCGGCGCAGAGCAGCCGTTCCCGGACATGAATCGGAGATGGAGATCAGTGAAGGGGCCGTGACCCTGGATTTTATCCTGGATGAACGGGCCCGGGAGCTGGCAGGCGAACAGTGGCGCTGGATAGACCTGAAGCGGACCGGCAAGCTGGTGGAAAGAGTGAAGGCCCACAATCCCCAGGCGGCAGGCAATATCAGCGATTTCCATGTGCTGCGGCCCATCCCGCAGTTACAGCTGGATGCGGTGACCAATAAAAATGAATTTATACAGAACGAGGGCTATCAATAG